A stretch of Pseudomonas taetrolens DNA encodes these proteins:
- a CDS encoding DUF4365 domain-containing protein, producing the protein MDKQLIEKNMKYPSNTATGDAGEYFFAYQISYILGWPCRLFDIDIGIDAQVEILDEDRNSTGRFVAFQIKTSANEELKPYWYVSKNQLNYWREMDTPVFVVLISLKEQTMYLHRIRKEFAYHVTEKNGVRIEFDLAQELFSEISGNVIKAAAEESILGTIQTYLSEVWMKIKEIKNAIEGMEDYSDPPLLIDVMCRRSTAYDELLRAHTLVLNYRVGIQEYEETESALDEALSELRAFMREWNMHSSWDDPRNGNGEIQKFIDEEW; encoded by the coding sequence TTGGATAAACAGCTAATTGAGAAGAATATGAAATACCCTTCAAACACTGCCACAGGTGATGCTGGAGAATATTTTTTTGCCTACCAAATTTCCTACATCCTCGGCTGGCCCTGCCGATTATTCGATATCGACATTGGTATTGACGCACAAGTGGAGATACTGGACGAGGATCGTAACAGTACCGGTAGATTTGTCGCCTTCCAGATAAAAACTTCAGCCAACGAAGAACTTAAGCCTTACTGGTATGTTTCAAAAAATCAGCTCAACTATTGGCGCGAGATGGACACCCCAGTATTTGTGGTATTGATCTCTCTCAAAGAGCAGACCATGTACCTCCATCGCATAAGGAAAGAATTCGCCTACCATGTAACTGAAAAAAATGGTGTTCGCATTGAATTCGATCTAGCTCAAGAACTATTCAGTGAAATAAGCGGCAACGTGATCAAAGCAGCAGCCGAAGAAAGTATCCTAGGGACGATTCAAACCTATCTCTCCGAAGTTTGGATGAAGATTAAAGAAATAAAAAACGCAATCGAAGGGATGGAAGATTACTCAGATCCACCTCTCCTTATCGATGTGATGTGCCGAAGGAGCACCGCCTACGATGAGCTGCTACGGGCCCATACCCTAGTTTTGAACTACAGAGTGGGGATACAAGAATATGAAGAAACTGAATCTGCACTTGATGAAGCGCTAAGTGAACTCAGAGCTTTCATGCGTGAGTGGAACATGCATAGCAGCTGGGATGACCCTCGCAATGGAAATGGCGAGATTCAAAAGTTCATTGATGAAGAATGGTGA
- a CDS encoding RES family NAD+ phosphorylase gives MDEEAVCYRCLGDQFLVELINRTGVNAECSFCSTEHEAIPFENLVGMVDDVFQKYCQPGVVYDQYDDNGKRSETEQTGDPLIFHVAELLGLDEDDPVAMRVYGELTECSMLEYMQRGEARYSDYENYIWRVIRPRAAEARWMKFQADMKHGNRFFSKHAKEFLDWLFLGIASFRSLGGSASVIRYLLDEEVFRARRCDSASEYDAILLDPAAELGPPPKEFAGAGRMNPKGLAAFYGAFDRKTCVAELRPPVGGRVVSGKFKLTRPVRVLDFIALDEAYEASPLSKFEATYEEKMGRRIFLETLHSKITVPVLPNQEHEYLATQVMAEYLATQFDPPLDGVLFASAQVRKGTNLTLFNHAVVVPLEPVIIFTNLDDLDSPSPPLTPAIEYVPDSLVRHKVCRVRFITDDLEREDGQPESDEHYDDWDEY, from the coding sequence ATGGATGAAGAGGCTGTTTGTTACCGGTGCCTGGGCGACCAATTTCTCGTTGAGTTGATAAACCGAACCGGTGTGAATGCCGAGTGCTCATTTTGCTCCACGGAGCATGAGGCTATCCCATTCGAGAATTTGGTCGGAATGGTTGATGACGTGTTCCAGAAGTATTGCCAACCTGGAGTGGTGTACGACCAATATGATGACAATGGGAAACGCTCTGAGACAGAGCAGACCGGTGACCCTCTTATCTTTCATGTGGCTGAACTGCTTGGTTTGGATGAGGACGATCCGGTTGCCATGCGGGTCTATGGCGAGCTCACTGAATGTTCGATGCTTGAGTACATGCAGAGAGGAGAAGCCAGGTATAGCGACTACGAAAATTACATTTGGCGCGTAATTAGACCAAGGGCGGCGGAAGCTCGCTGGATGAAATTCCAAGCAGATATGAAGCATGGCAATCGTTTTTTTAGTAAGCATGCCAAAGAGTTTTTGGACTGGCTGTTCTTGGGTATTGCTTCCTTCAGAAGCCTTGGTGGGTCGGCTTCGGTAATTAGATATCTGCTCGACGAGGAAGTCTTCCGCGCCAGACGCTGTGACTCGGCCTCTGAGTACGATGCAATTCTTCTCGATCCTGCTGCTGAGCTGGGCCCACCACCTAAGGAGTTTGCAGGCGCTGGCAGGATGAACCCGAAGGGTTTGGCTGCATTCTATGGTGCCTTCGACCGCAAGACCTGTGTCGCGGAGCTTCGCCCCCCAGTGGGAGGGCGGGTTGTCAGCGGTAAGTTCAAACTCACAAGGCCCGTTCGTGTGTTGGATTTCATTGCACTGGATGAGGCGTACGAAGCGAGCCCACTGAGCAAGTTCGAAGCTACCTACGAAGAGAAAATGGGACGGCGCATCTTCCTGGAAACCCTACACAGCAAAATCACCGTTCCAGTGCTTCCGAACCAAGAGCACGAATATCTGGCGACACAAGTCATGGCCGAATACTTAGCGACTCAGTTTGACCCGCCGCTAGATGGTGTACTTTTCGCGTCGGCCCAAGTCCGGAAAGGCACAAACCTGACGCTGTTTAATCATGCAGTCGTAGTTCCGCTCGAACCTGTAATTATCTTTACCAACCTTGATGATTTGGACAGCCCTTCTCCACCGCTAACACCTGCGATTGAATACGTACCGGACTCTTTAGTGAGGCATAAGGTTTGCCGAGTAAGGTTCATAACCGACGATTTAGAACGTGAAGATGGTCAGCCAGAGTCTGACGAGCACTACGATGACTGGGACGAATATTGA
- a CDS encoding antitoxin Xre-like helix-turn-helix domain-containing protein: protein MEMKVLSSIKEYQPGPQIPQSIWMNLGLPSRGSMLHALVRKGLPFEYLERIASVLQVQRGVISKAICMSPTTVARRQKAGRFNTIESDRLVILVAVFEDALYLFENDKAAATKWMSSPVRGLGLKRPIEMLGTRVETKAVFDIIGQLEKGVLV from the coding sequence ATGGAGATGAAAGTGCTGTCATCGATCAAAGAATACCAGCCAGGGCCCCAGATCCCACAGAGCATTTGGATGAACCTCGGGCTGCCGTCACGTGGCAGCATGCTTCATGCCCTGGTTCGCAAAGGACTACCTTTCGAATACCTCGAGCGGATAGCTAGCGTTCTGCAGGTGCAGCGAGGGGTTATCTCCAAAGCTATTTGCATGTCACCAACAACGGTGGCCCGTAGGCAGAAAGCGGGGCGGTTCAACACCATAGAAAGCGACCGCCTGGTTATATTGGTAGCTGTCTTTGAGGACGCACTTTACCTCTTCGAAAACGATAAGGCCGCAGCAACGAAATGGATGAGTTCACCAGTTCGCGGACTCGGATTGAAGCGTCCAATCGAAATGCTGGGGACGAGGGTGGAAACGAAAGCTGTCTTCGATATTATCGGCCAGCTGGAGAAGGGAGTTCTTGTGTGA
- a CDS encoding Fic family protein — MTTDQWLMPPLADSITPSILARADLLVTKTAYLAGMVAPETAACLSNLQMVSDAKYSGIIDGHHTEPGVLKNALNSANKYSTLRKTPELRRCIVSALAHHYHLLRTQPLQDGNGVVARMIAHQHLALLRLHPQLWSLSRGLARRQEEYHAALNTNESTQDVQLAGGVQRSDKAFLGFIEFMLDVCHEEVDYMTAALNRRKLRESVTNAFNTNSRLTDAGIRAKIAPALLALLIQGALPRSEFNTFTGLQSEAASNQVGRLINIGLVVSPPSDLLTLEVALPDWFVRELLPD, encoded by the coding sequence ATGACCACTGATCAATGGCTTATGCCGCCCCTCGCCGATTCGATTACTCCGTCGATTCTGGCGAGAGCAGACTTGCTTGTAACGAAGACTGCCTATCTCGCCGGCATGGTCGCGCCTGAAACTGCTGCGTGCTTGAGTAACCTGCAGATGGTCTCTGACGCCAAATATTCAGGGATCATCGACGGGCACCACACTGAGCCAGGAGTTCTGAAGAATGCTCTGAACTCAGCGAACAAGTATTCCACGCTGCGGAAGACGCCTGAGCTTCGTCGATGTATCGTTTCGGCGCTAGCCCATCACTATCACCTTCTACGAACGCAACCACTTCAAGATGGGAATGGCGTTGTGGCGAGAATGATTGCTCACCAGCATTTGGCTCTGCTCCGGTTACATCCGCAACTCTGGTCACTTTCTCGCGGCTTGGCCCGTAGGCAAGAGGAGTACCACGCTGCCCTGAACACGAATGAGAGCACTCAAGATGTTCAGCTTGCTGGTGGTGTCCAACGATCTGACAAAGCCTTTCTCGGCTTCATCGAGTTCATGCTTGATGTCTGCCATGAAGAGGTGGACTACATGACTGCTGCCTTGAATCGCCGCAAGCTTCGTGAATCTGTTACGAATGCGTTCAACACAAACTCACGCTTAACAGATGCCGGGATCAGAGCAAAAATTGCTCCAGCTCTCCTGGCACTGCTGATCCAGGGCGCGCTTCCTCGCTCTGAGTTCAATACCTTTACCGGTCTTCAGTCTGAAGCAGCAAGCAATCAAGTCGGCAGGTTGATCAATATCGGCCTAGTGGTGAGCCCGCCATCTGATCTCCTCACACTTGAAGTCGCCTTACCAGACTGGTTTGTAAGGGAGCTCCTTCCGGATTAG
- a CDS encoding PIN domain-containing protein, which produces MQLLSKLSNSGELKIYVPEIVKREFVSKKTLESHEKLIEAKNALIEISKKLLKNDPLRETLSEQEKILTCMADSVSNALKAQFENWAREANAVELKADPAALDSIIDSYFSGTGAFRKPKNREDFPDAFVNQCIESLANKHDKIYIAIKDTAFKKHLETIPNITLSDSLKDFFQLEELQALNAKIDGLLKNVEALKEYLSNQPFTDRLIEYLTSNEEPLSNIYVEEQNIDGINNLDIDSFGASINYAQANNVQQIEFSNPTYIDEGHYSLDIELTTAASIHYCADYMDYIQLSHRRVKNIDLSSMNGDGVCDLAEGFTVKLQGTIEIFFDGGWSALELDTHSAYLNTKKTKIETILNIESGTILESALR; this is translated from the coding sequence ATGCAACTTCTCTCAAAACTCTCTAATTCTGGCGAGCTTAAAATTTACGTGCCTGAAATTGTTAAACGTGAGTTTGTTTCAAAAAAAACATTAGAAAGTCATGAGAAATTAATCGAAGCAAAAAACGCACTGATTGAGATCTCCAAAAAACTGTTAAAGAATGATCCTCTGCGCGAAACTCTTTCCGAGCAAGAAAAAATCTTAACATGTATGGCCGATAGCGTATCAAATGCTCTAAAAGCTCAGTTCGAAAACTGGGCAAGGGAGGCTAACGCAGTAGAGTTAAAAGCAGATCCAGCTGCATTGGATAGCATCATAGACAGTTATTTCAGCGGTACCGGTGCATTCAGAAAGCCTAAAAATCGAGAGGATTTTCCAGATGCTTTTGTAAATCAGTGCATTGAGTCGCTCGCAAATAAACACGATAAAATCTATATAGCAATCAAGGATACAGCATTCAAGAAACATCTCGAGACGATTCCGAATATAACACTATCCGACTCTCTCAAGGATTTTTTTCAACTAGAGGAGCTTCAGGCACTAAACGCCAAAATAGATGGCCTACTGAAAAACGTAGAAGCACTTAAAGAATACCTATCCAACCAACCATTTACCGACAGACTGATAGAATACCTGACATCTAACGAAGAACCCTTGAGCAATATTTATGTCGAAGAGCAGAATATTGACGGCATAAATAATCTAGATATTGATTCATTTGGCGCGTCTATAAATTACGCTCAAGCAAATAATGTTCAACAAATTGAATTCAGCAATCCAACATATATCGATGAAGGCCACTACTCCCTAGACATAGAATTAACAACAGCTGCATCCATCCATTACTGCGCTGATTACATGGACTACATCCAGCTTTCTCACCGGCGAGTTAAAAATATCGACCTCTCTAGCATGAACGGTGACGGAGTATGCGACTTAGCTGAAGGTTTTACCGTAAAACTACAAGGCACTATAGAGATTTTTTTTGATGGCGGATGGTCTGCACTAGAACTAGATACCCACTCCGCATACTTAAATACCAAAAAAACAAAAATAGAAACTATTTTAAATATTGAATCTGGAACAATATTAGAAAGCGCCCTGCGCTAG
- a CDS encoding ATP-binding protein → MEKEFAAFDFSGTNAITHSGIQKHFKTVEPWQAISELVWNGFDASATTVKIDITENEAHGTELITVLDDGVGIKFRKPHENFRRFNDSLKKDSYDTHGSQGRGRLAFSKIGSSATWYTRHEGEDAKISVESSNLSDIVGVTIPPEITHALLSPYSQGTCVEIRGFQKALPFEDAMLNDFRREFGGHLILLPHKSLTLNGKVVTPQSHSVYTHAVTVEDQDFSIELIRWHNRPGSEKSFINFVSSTLKILHKQLSSLNKKPGYFTSVYVKSELFERYSASDQSLSEPFSNFFQTKTYRALTKALNEFLRDNYSEFLVQQAEEEVNRYEQDGDFPNHENLDSAESAWRLNHVKGIVKSVIIRDPTVLMRSSKRQRRLIIRLLDKLSVSNENSGMLEVLESVLSLDAGSMRQFALQLNKTKLNNIIETIEVLQNREHAIAQLKEVINIHYKDVKETPDLQKVIENNTWLFGPSYDILGAEEDSFTKISKSLRAEVTGVVDIEDADLEIGVDLVGAKRQVDLFLARKKPLFDSRGRKYFRCVIIEIKRPGVSLNNKHIQQLDEYASILSTHPIFNSELVKFELILVGRNISNKGSLIHSRCRSMQVHGEPGLITSDDKIKAYVKTWATIFDEFELTNDYLLEKLKTQRADLDGTTKEELISDLQGQDVPATTA, encoded by the coding sequence TTGGAAAAGGAATTCGCTGCTTTTGACTTCTCGGGTACGAATGCAATTACCCATAGCGGAATACAGAAGCATTTCAAAACTGTTGAACCTTGGCAAGCTATATCTGAGCTTGTATGGAATGGATTCGATGCTTCGGCTACTACCGTAAAAATTGATATTACGGAAAATGAGGCCCATGGTACCGAGTTGATAACAGTCCTGGACGACGGTGTAGGAATCAAATTCAGGAAGCCGCATGAAAACTTTCGGCGGTTTAATGATTCTTTGAAAAAAGACTCCTATGATACTCATGGTTCGCAAGGGCGAGGGCGTTTGGCGTTTAGTAAAATAGGAAGCTCCGCTACTTGGTATACGCGGCATGAAGGCGAAGACGCAAAGATTAGCGTAGAAAGCTCAAATCTTAGCGATATTGTTGGTGTGACTATTCCGCCAGAAATTACGCATGCGCTGTTAAGCCCGTATTCGCAAGGTACTTGTGTAGAAATTCGAGGATTCCAAAAAGCACTCCCTTTTGAAGATGCCATGCTCAATGATTTCCGCAGGGAGTTTGGCGGTCATTTAATACTTCTTCCGCACAAATCGTTGACGCTTAATGGTAAGGTCGTCACTCCTCAGTCTCACAGTGTCTATACCCATGCGGTTACAGTGGAAGATCAGGATTTTAGTATAGAACTGATACGCTGGCATAATCGACCGGGCAGTGAAAAATCGTTTATTAACTTTGTCTCATCGACGTTGAAAATCCTGCATAAACAGCTTAGTAGTCTTAACAAAAAGCCAGGGTATTTTACCAGTGTTTATGTGAAGTCTGAGCTATTCGAAAGGTATTCGGCAAGCGATCAAAGCTTGTCTGAACCGTTTTCAAACTTTTTTCAAACTAAAACTTATCGAGCGCTAACGAAGGCGCTAAATGAATTCCTTCGCGATAATTACAGTGAATTCTTAGTCCAGCAAGCAGAAGAAGAGGTCAATCGATACGAGCAGGATGGAGACTTTCCAAACCATGAGAATTTAGACTCCGCAGAAAGCGCTTGGAGGCTGAATCATGTTAAAGGCATAGTTAAGAGCGTGATAATTCGCGACCCTACTGTCTTAATGCGCAGTAGTAAGCGGCAGCGCAGGCTCATAATTAGGCTGCTTGATAAGCTGTCAGTCTCGAATGAAAACAGCGGGATGCTAGAAGTACTAGAAAGTGTGTTGAGCTTGGATGCTGGATCGATGAGGCAATTCGCCCTCCAGCTAAACAAGACCAAATTAAACAACATAATCGAGACAATAGAGGTTCTCCAGAATCGGGAACATGCTATTGCTCAGTTGAAGGAAGTGATAAATATTCACTACAAGGACGTCAAGGAAACGCCAGACCTTCAAAAGGTAATCGAGAATAATACCTGGTTGTTCGGGCCATCCTACGATATTCTCGGTGCAGAGGAAGATTCGTTTACAAAAATATCCAAGTCGTTACGCGCTGAAGTAACTGGAGTCGTTGACATCGAAGACGCAGACTTGGAAATAGGTGTTGATCTTGTAGGAGCAAAGCGGCAAGTAGATCTTTTTTTAGCGCGCAAGAAACCTCTATTTGACTCTAGGGGTAGAAAGTATTTCCGCTGCGTAATTATAGAAATCAAGAGGCCTGGTGTATCGCTAAACAATAAACATATTCAGCAGCTCGATGAGTATGCTTCGATTCTCAGTACGCATCCTATCTTCAATAGCGAGCTGGTAAAGTTCGAGCTTATTTTGGTTGGTAGAAACATCTCAAACAAGGGCAGCCTTATCCACAGTCGATGCAGAAGCATGCAAGTTCATGGCGAGCCGGGGCTGATTACCAGCGACGATAAAATAAAGGCTTATGTTAAAACGTGGGCGACTATTTTTGATGAGTTTGAGCTGACCAATGACTATTTGCTTGAGAAGCTGAAAACTCAACGAGCAGATCTTGATGGCACTACTAAAGAAGAGCTGATATCGGACTTACAAGGTCAAGACGTCCCGGCAACTACAGCTTGA
- a CDS encoding sigma-70 family RNA polymerase sigma factor: MSIENEIRDHMHSTLKELNTKSRDIELVIYFYGFEDNPWPTLDDAANKFNVGDSDRRRSERPRQIINNKFKKLTNLSDLPSLKKFSEHLKSSNFHQPSKLAAHAKDNNLFEDDIKTISALRLLHDLGDCIDYQAYSADLSELTRSEIVSKQEFLIIKNSVISNARKALKKAKTIPGLLGIAKLEYLKDTSISNLIAYDDIVATIKLNQDSWIMDKDDQQYYLFESRDNTLINSLEKIKSVADHADIDILSKTLRNSLNRRTPPNKRNYPTVEIIRHYLSSSKYIEMHGSSAVIKLEQQSLTEIEQAAVQYITANDAHSFPEISSHLNSLGYSKPLIDKTVLNSPVIFVDKSQGRSHYSYQLVGNKEPITTSTIDRYEDFRQRLLKVTEDGTDGDQETIRRKEQHILSEWLFKDKESEECAICRKIYSIDSLITAHKKRRSDCAENERTDPNIVMPLCVFGCDYIYEKRLIHIEHNKVTTHANSSLYSEREYINAIVGKILDSRWTQGSESYFPRPNAGCS, encoded by the coding sequence ATGAGTATCGAGAACGAAATCCGAGATCACATGCACTCAACTCTAAAGGAGCTGAACACCAAATCAAGAGATATAGAACTGGTTATTTATTTCTACGGCTTTGAAGACAATCCATGGCCCACCCTGGATGATGCCGCCAATAAATTTAATGTTGGAGATTCGGATAGACGGCGCTCTGAAAGACCGCGACAAATCATTAATAACAAGTTTAAAAAACTTACCAACCTATCCGACCTGCCATCACTAAAGAAATTTTCAGAGCATTTAAAGTCTTCCAATTTTCACCAACCTTCAAAACTCGCAGCCCATGCAAAAGACAACAATCTTTTCGAAGATGATATAAAAACAATATCGGCACTACGCCTACTGCATGATTTGGGTGACTGCATAGATTATCAAGCATACTCAGCAGACCTCAGCGAACTCACAAGATCTGAAATTGTTTCAAAGCAAGAGTTTCTTATCATAAAAAACTCTGTTATTTCAAACGCACGAAAAGCTCTAAAAAAAGCAAAAACAATACCTGGATTGTTAGGGATAGCGAAGCTAGAATACTTGAAGGACACTTCGATCTCCAACCTGATCGCCTATGACGACATAGTGGCAACCATCAAGTTGAATCAAGACTCGTGGATTATGGATAAGGATGATCAGCAATATTATCTATTCGAATCAAGGGATAATACGCTTATAAATAGTCTTGAGAAAATAAAAAGCGTAGCTGATCATGCCGACATAGACATCCTCTCTAAGACACTAAGAAACTCTTTAAACCGAAGAACCCCTCCAAACAAGCGTAATTACCCTACCGTTGAAATAATCCGGCATTACCTATCATCTTCAAAATATATTGAAATGCATGGATCAAGCGCAGTCATAAAACTAGAACAACAAAGCTTGACGGAAATTGAGCAGGCCGCCGTACAATATATTACCGCGAATGACGCACATAGCTTTCCTGAAATATCTTCTCACTTAAACTCTCTCGGATACAGCAAACCACTAATTGACAAAACAGTTCTAAATTCACCCGTAATTTTTGTAGATAAAAGCCAAGGAAGATCTCACTACAGCTATCAATTAGTTGGCAACAAGGAGCCCATTACAACATCTACTATTGACCGCTATGAGGACTTTAGACAGCGCCTCCTTAAAGTAACAGAAGATGGTACCGACGGTGACCAAGAAACAATTAGACGAAAAGAGCAACACATTCTTAGCGAGTGGCTATTTAAAGATAAAGAGTCTGAAGAATGTGCAATTTGCAGAAAAATTTATTCGATTGATTCTTTGATAACAGCTCACAAAAAGAGGCGCTCCGACTGCGCAGAAAATGAAAGAACAGACCCAAATATAGTAATGCCTTTATGCGTTTTCGGATGTGATTACATATATGAAAAGCGACTTATTCACATCGAACACAACAAAGTAACAACTCACGCCAACAGTAGCCTTTACTCTGAAAGAGAATATATCAACGCCATTGTCGGTAAAATTTTAGACTCTCGGTGGACTCAAGGTAGCGAGTCGTATTTTCCAAGGCCGAATGCGGGATGCTCATAA